A genome region from Anastrepha obliqua isolate idAnaObli1 chromosome 4, idAnaObli1_1.0, whole genome shotgun sequence includes the following:
- the LOC129243469 gene encoding longitudinals lacking protein, isoforms J/P/Q/S/Z-like — translation MRCGDTSTQSPLAVSAAIVPLTATTTVVASSTSALTSASKQPTLMRIGSIGRTTIACVAPAVRGDDGEMNLLNNGSMGVISAAALAAAGVELESVDESMTEVLVKIENSSSSTQEEDEDMEAEADAEGEEEGDGDDDGEGEQQDSSDGKEPDFNYDLKLSSPMSWAFDTVKIENEEEFEDILSGGHDTTNTEDEDDLLTTAAATTKQAAVGSPNQVPSTSSEPSEQPVTQSVSSRCGNVLLKSSQRGATKRRTLADKRESIVPSKQQQQQLLEQQQHLQHLQLRPTQQTLQFKLASIPATITSFTATTTTSSETKRSSNGGNDQTCTDNTIGSGGSVEGGVASGGTETNAKLNSNSSSTTKNSDFKSSVSDDKRYRILVQNQRMRKESLEHSEDMIYNADIEKPWVCRNCNRNYKWKNSLKCHLKNECGQPPRYFCSKLCGYATNVHSNLKRHLNTKCRDRMDEDQKTNTSTYTLVFQQNE, via the coding sequence ATGAGATGTGGAGACACCAGTACGCAAAGCCCATTGGCAGTGTCTGCGGCGATAGTGCCATTAACAGCAACCACCACTGTTGTAGCATCATCAACATCGGCACTCACATCGGCATCTAAGCAACCGACCTTAATGCGAATAGGTAGCATTGGTCGCACCACCATCGCATGCGTTGCACCCGCTGTTAGAGGTGACGATGGAGAGATGAACTTGCTAAATAATGGCAGTATGGGTGTGATATCAGCTGCTGCTTTGGCTGCTGCAGGCGTAGAATTAGAATCAGTGGATGAGAGTATGACCGAGGTGCTGGTGAAAATAGAGAACTCCTCCTCTTCGACtcaagaagaagatgaagacatGGAAGCAGAGGCGGATGCTGAGGGCGAAGAGGAAGGCGATGGTGATGATGACGGCGAAGGAGAGCAGCAAGACAGCTCTGATGGAAAAGAACCAGATTTCAACTATGATCTCAAATTGTCCAGCCCAATGTCTTGGGCTTTTGATACagtgaaaattgaaaatgaggaagaattCGAAGACATACTCTCTGGCGGACATGATACAACCAACACCGAGGACGAGGACGATTTGCTAACTACTgcagctgcaacaacaaaacaagctgCAGTCGGCTCGCCCAATCAAGTCCCATCAACGTCTTCGGAGCCCTCTGAACAGCCTGTCACACAGAGTGTGTCAAGTCGCTGCGGTAACGTACTTCTTAAGTCTAGCCAAAGAGGTGCCACCAAGCGAAGGACATTGGCCGACAAAAGGGAGTCGATTGTGCCAtcaaaacagcaacagcagcagctttTGGAACAACAACAGCACTTGCAACATCTGCAATTGCGACCGACTCAACAGACTTTGCAATTCAAATTAGCTTCTATTCCCGCCACAATCACCTCATTTACAGCAACAACGACAACATCATCAGAAACCAAGCGTAGCAGCAACGGTGGTAACGACCAGACCTGTACTGATAACACAATCGGTAGCGGTGGGAGTGTCGAAGGCGGCGTCGCTAGTGGTGGAACTGAGACAAATGCAAAACTCAACTCGAATTCAAGCAGTACCACCAAAAACTCGGATTTTAAATCGTCCGTTTCCGATGACAAACGATATCGCATCCTTGTACAGAATCAACGCATGAGAAAGGAATCGCTTGAGCACTCTGAAGATATGATTTATAATGCCGATATTGAAAAGCCATGGGTATGTCGCAACTGCAACCGTAActataaatggaaaaatagtCTTAAATGTCATTTGAAAAATGAATGCGGCCAGCCACCACGCTACTTCTGCAGCAAGCTCTGCGGATACGCCACAAATGTTCACAGCAATCTAAAACGTCACTTAAACACCAAATGTCGTGATCGCATGGACGAAGATCAAAAGACCAATACCAGCACTTACACTCTCGTGTTTCAACAAAACGAATAA
- the LOC129243470 gene encoding uncharacterized protein LOC129243470, with amino-acid sequence MIAAITTVSHTFMDIYPILGSLLGVDTNVTASGAAFPGTSAAGGRIASTSGRNEPPNDLYSYLNNNSSGAAALLQRESFMQCRHCNRYYKSHQKLQEHVRKYCLKEKKYKCISCEYRSRRKDHVLRHAKRKHCELYEASRDNEESLYEIRNEEEGDEQSRYDDHMVDYDGIYSGDADGDVEGDDVNANPVSTLVDVGHFNFGLRSRDLTITAVPILHDSEDDDDDNYDDDDE; translated from the exons atgatagCCGCTATCACAACAGTTTCGCATACATTTATGG ACATATACCCAATACTTGGTAGCTTGTTGGGCGTTGATACGAATGTCACTGCGTCTGGCGCTGCGTTCCCGGGCACATCAGCTGCTGGTGGTCGTATCGCCTCCACTTCGGGCAGGAACGAACCGCCGAATGATTTGTATTCGTATCTGAATAATAATAGCAGCGGAGCAGCAGCTTTGCTTCAGCGCGAAAGCTTCATGCAGTGCAGGCACTGCAACCGTTATTATAAATCTCATCAAAAACTGCAAGAGCACGTACGCAAATATTGTCTCAAAGAGAAAAAGTACAAGTGCATATCATGCGAGTACCGATCGCGTCGGAAGGATCATGTTCTGCGTCATGCCAAACGCAAGCACTGCGAGCTGTACGAGGCATCACGCGACAACGAAGAAAGCCTTTATGAGATACGCAATGAGGAGGAAGGGGACGAACAGTCTAGATATGACGATCATATGGTCGACTATGATGGTATATATAGTGGTGATGCTGACGGTGATGTCGAGGGTGATGATGTTAATGCCAACCCCGTTAGTACATTGGTTGATGTTGGGCACTTTAATTTCGGCCTAAGGAGTAGGGATCTAACAATTACAGCTGTACCTATACTACATGACAGTGaagatgatgacgatgataacTACGATGACGATGACGAATAA